From the genome of Chthoniobacterales bacterium, one region includes:
- a CDS encoding 50S ribosomal protein L25, giving the protein MSNQVSLKASHRTAKGRNAVKKLKNADAIPAILYGSGVEPTPLQLERRAIDTLLSHAVGENILVNLEIDGGARLALINEVQHHPVNRAVLHVDFQAVSANQALVAEVVIEPVGEAAGVKTGGGLLEQSLRSIEVECLPKDLPEMIKVDVSALNLGDALHVRDLPALPGVKYVADPEVTVFLVSEPKVSEEGAPAAEGAAAEPEVIREKKAEEGEGAGAKED; this is encoded by the coding sequence ATGTCGAACCAAGTCAGCCTGAAAGCGTCGCATCGCACCGCCAAGGGGCGCAACGCCGTGAAAAAATTGAAAAATGCGGACGCCATTCCGGCGATCCTCTACGGGAGCGGGGTCGAGCCCACGCCTTTGCAACTCGAGCGTCGCGCCATCGATACACTTCTTTCGCACGCGGTCGGCGAAAACATTCTGGTCAACCTCGAGATCGACGGCGGCGCACGCCTCGCCCTCATCAACGAGGTGCAGCACCATCCTGTCAACCGTGCCGTGCTGCATGTCGATTTCCAGGCCGTGTCGGCCAATCAGGCCCTTGTTGCCGAGGTGGTCATCGAGCCCGTGGGCGAAGCAGCCGGCGTGAAGACCGGCGGCGGTCTTCTCGAGCAAAGTCTGCGCTCGATCGAGGTGGAGTGCTTGCCCAAGGACTTGCCGGAGATGATCAAAGTGGATGTCTCCGCTCTCAATCTCGGCGATGCGCTCCACGTGCGCGATTTGCCGGCGCTGCCCGGCGTGAAATATGTCGCCGATCCGGAAGTCACCGTTTTCCTCGTTTCGGAGCCCAAGGTCTCCGAAGAAGGAGCGCCTGCCGCCGAGGGTGCGGCTGCCGAACCCGAGGTCATCCGCGAGAAGAAAGCGGAAGAGGGCGAGGGCGCCGGGGCCAAAGAAGACTAG
- the thiH gene encoding 2-iminoacetate synthase ThiH, which yields MSPDLQTSPDPASVLAPLGLSVTPAVTAFARDLEPADGTRLEAMARAARAITRRHFGKTVRLFAPLYLSNECINSCTYCGFSRENAILRVTLEAEQVRAEARHLAAQGFRNILLVAGEHPKFVSNGYLEEVIRALAPEVPSLSIEVAPMEAADYVPLVRAGAEGLVVYQETYHRPTYTKLHTAGPKKDFDWRMACPERGHAAGFRRIGIGVLFGLWDWREEAIALAAHLDHLQRSCWKAHLTVSLPRLRPAAGGFQPTHPLDDRNFVQLLCAFRIHFPRAGIVLSTREPAALRDAVAPIGVTIMSAGSHTEPGGYTGLGREGLHLTVRGRAVPCDTDARALATEQFSTSDQRPPAEIAARLRELGLDPVWKDWDRAILCT from the coding sequence ATGAGTCCGGACTTGCAAACCTCGCCCGATCCCGCCTCCGTGCTCGCGCCGCTCGGCCTGTCAGTCACGCCGGCTGTGACGGCATTTGCGCGGGATCTGGAGCCGGCAGACGGCACGCGTCTCGAGGCCATGGCGCGCGCTGCCCGCGCGATAACCCGCCGCCATTTCGGCAAAACGGTGAGGCTTTTCGCCCCGCTTTACCTTTCGAACGAGTGCATCAACAGCTGCACTTATTGCGGGTTCTCGCGCGAGAACGCCATCCTCCGCGTCACGCTCGAGGCCGAACAGGTCCGCGCCGAGGCGCGCCACCTTGCCGCGCAGGGATTCCGCAACATCCTCCTCGTCGCGGGAGAGCACCCGAAGTTCGTATCGAACGGATACCTCGAGGAGGTAATACGTGCGCTCGCACCGGAAGTGCCGTCTTTGTCGATCGAGGTCGCGCCGATGGAAGCCGCGGACTACGTCCCGCTCGTGCGTGCCGGCGCGGAGGGACTGGTCGTCTATCAGGAGACCTACCATCGCCCCACCTACACAAAACTTCACACCGCGGGACCGAAGAAAGATTTCGACTGGCGCATGGCTTGTCCGGAACGCGGACACGCGGCGGGATTCCGGCGCATCGGCATCGGCGTTTTGTTCGGACTTTGGGACTGGCGCGAAGAGGCCATCGCCTTGGCGGCACACTTGGATCATCTCCAGCGCTCCTGCTGGAAAGCGCACCTCACCGTGAGCCTGCCGCGCTTGCGCCCCGCCGCCGGAGGTTTCCAGCCAACGCATCCCCTCGACGACCGGAATTTCGTCCAACTGCTCTGCGCCTTCCGCATTCACTTCCCGCGTGCCGGTATCGTGCTCAGCACGCGCGAACCCGCCGCATTGCGCGATGCGGTGGCGCCGATCGGTGTCACGATTATGAGCGCCGGAAGCCACACCGAACCGGGCGGCTACACCGGCCTGGGGCGCGAGGGCTTGCACCTGACCGTCAGGGGCAGGGCTGTGCCGTGCGACACGGACGCCCGTGCGCTCGCAACCGAGCAATTTTCCACCTCCGACCAGCGCCCGCCGGCGGAAATCGCTGCACGTCTTCGTGAACTGGGACTGGATCCCGTGTGGAAAGACTGGGACCGGGCAATTCTCTGCACATGA
- the thiS gene encoding sulfur carrier protein ThiS, protein MNITVNGANREVRASQVEELVTELGLPVSAALVEHNGIALLRSEWASTALNDGDRLEVVRMVAGG, encoded by the coding sequence ATGAACATCACCGTCAACGGAGCAAACCGCGAAGTCCGCGCCTCGCAAGTGGAAGAACTCGTCACCGAACTCGGTCTTCCTGTGTCCGCCGCTCTGGTCGAGCACAACGGCATCGCATTGTTGCGCTCGGAGTGGGCAAGCACCGCGCTGAATGACGGCGACCGCCTCGAGGTCGTGCGTATGGTTGCCGGAGGGTGA
- a CDS encoding ribose-phosphate pyrophosphokinase — protein MKLISGTAHPRLAAEIADYIGEPLTDATVTVFPDGETFVRINENVRGRDVFIIQPTCPPTNQNLMELLIMVDAARRASAARITAVIPFFGYARQDRKDQPRVPITAKLVANLLVAAGVNRVLTMDLHAQQLQGFFDIPMDHLYAAPVLIKYVRSKNLGDIVVVSPDVGGVKMASAYARTLGVNLAIVVKRRISASETEAQHVIGDVEGKNVLLVDDLTETAGTLAAAAGRLREAGAKDVYAMVSHAVLTGPARERLRASDIKELITTNSVPMAEADGCPLTVCSVAELLGEGIKRIHDDESVTSLFEINGASV, from the coding sequence ATGAAATTGATCTCGGGAACGGCGCATCCGCGCCTTGCGGCGGAAATCGCGGACTACATCGGTGAGCCGCTCACCGACGCCACAGTGACCGTGTTTCCAGACGGTGAGACCTTCGTGCGGATCAATGAGAACGTCCGCGGTCGCGATGTTTTCATTATCCAGCCCACCTGCCCGCCGACGAACCAGAACCTGATGGAACTTTTGATCATGGTGGACGCCGCGCGTCGTGCGAGCGCGGCGCGCATCACCGCGGTGATCCCGTTTTTCGGCTACGCCCGGCAGGACCGCAAAGACCAACCCCGCGTGCCTATCACCGCGAAGCTCGTGGCCAATCTTCTTGTCGCCGCGGGCGTCAATCGCGTGCTCACGATGGACTTGCACGCCCAGCAATTGCAGGGCTTTTTCGACATCCCGATGGACCACCTTTACGCCGCGCCGGTGCTCATCAAATACGTGCGCAGCAAAAATCTCGGCGACATCGTGGTTGTTTCGCCGGACGTCGGCGGCGTGAAGATGGCGTCCGCATACGCCCGCACCCTCGGCGTCAATCTGGCGATTGTGGTGAAGCGCCGCATCAGCGCCAGCGAAACGGAGGCGCAGCACGTGATCGGCGACGTCGAGGGCAAAAACGTGCTGCTGGTGGACGACCTCACGGAAACGGCCGGCACTCTGGCCGCGGCCGCAGGACGCCTGAGGGAGGCGGGGGCGAAAGATGTTTATGCCATGGTGTCGCACGCCGTCTTGACCGGCCCCGCCAGGGAGCGTCTGCGTGCCTCGGACATCAAGGAACTCATCACAACAAACAGTGTCCCGATGGCCGAGGCCGACGGCTGTCCTTTGACCGTTTGCTCCGTGGCGGAGTTGCTGGGCGAGGGGATCAAGCGGATCCACGATGACGAGTCCGTGACTTCTTTGTTTGAAATCAACGGCGCTTCCGTCTAA
- a CDS encoding aminoacyl-tRNA hydrolase codes for MPAADTSSAWLVAGLGNPGARYEGTRHNVGWLALDALRPDPAFREEAKFEGFVARADGAWLLKPTTFMNLSGVAVRTMADFYKIPHGRVLVVFDDAALPFGRLRIRASGSAGSHNGLESVLLHFATESVPRLRIGVGAPPEPVALHDHVLGAFTPAERAELPSILDRAASAIRVILKNGLAAAMNEFNKEGS; via the coding sequence TTGCCGGCCGCCGATACAAGCTCCGCTTGGCTGGTTGCCGGTCTTGGCAATCCCGGTGCCCGCTACGAGGGCACGCGGCACAACGTCGGTTGGCTTGCGCTGGATGCGCTCCGCCCAGATCCGGCGTTTCGCGAAGAGGCCAAGTTCGAAGGATTCGTTGCGCGCGCCGATGGCGCGTGGCTGCTCAAGCCCACGACATTCATGAACTTGAGCGGTGTCGCCGTTCGGACCATGGCGGACTTTTACAAGATCCCGCACGGCCGTGTGCTGGTTGTTTTCGATGACGCCGCCCTGCCTTTCGGTCGCTTGCGCATCCGTGCCTCGGGCAGCGCGGGCAGTCACAACGGCCTGGAGTCGGTCCTGCTCCACTTTGCCACGGAGTCTGTCCCGCGCCTGCGCATCGGCGTCGGGGCGCCGCCCGAACCGGTCGCTTTGCATGATCATGTGCTGGGTGCATTCACGCCCGCGGAACGCGCTGAATTGCCTTCCATTCTGGATCGCGCGGCTTCGGCAATTCGCGTCATTCTGAAAAACGGGCTTGCCGCGGCGATGAATGAGTTCAATAAAGAAGGTTCATGA
- the dnaG gene encoding DNA primase: protein MPRIAEESIERVAAATDIVEVIGSYFPLKRAGSSWRALCPFHREKSPSFHVSPQKQAYYCFGCGAGGSVFKFVMEYERVDFGTAVRRLAQRAGVVVVEEQSAPGEERRHELRGRLLELHKLAADWFHHNLLRSASGANARDYLKSRAIGSDIAKNWHLGYAPDSRDALLKHARSAGFRDDELQASGLFHGGAGKPPADRFRQRLMFPICNDFGEVIAFSGRVLPPSEDPAKYVNSPETPLFNKGRALFGLHKARRPLADTGTAIVCEGQLDLIRIFESGMENVVAPQGTAFTPSQARLLKRYADTAVLCFDSDRAGRTAVERSLPILLASGFAVRVAALPPGEDPDSLIRSQGAEKFRELMESAPDYFDFAVDEAARSGALDNAQKKAALARKLAAFAASLPDAVGREAIAARLAPRLAISPQAFLAAVPKTQPAHPADSGTEEQPDSEKQGSQPDPVVRLLLHAALSDLNARQWLAQQDAGSFLAGRAGTELLAACLRSDFDPADEAAARLFLAAQSSDDQSLVASLLVAPPPIRPDLIARETLLNLRKRSLDARREGITSQLRQPGLPSDEVVRLQSEVVDIMRQLRDLSGSQ, encoded by the coding sequence ATGCCACGCATCGCCGAGGAGAGCATTGAACGGGTCGCCGCTGCCACGGACATCGTGGAAGTCATCGGCAGCTACTTCCCGCTCAAGCGCGCGGGCTCAAGCTGGCGGGCGCTGTGCCCCTTCCACCGCGAGAAAAGTCCTTCGTTTCACGTCAGCCCGCAAAAGCAGGCATACTACTGCTTCGGATGCGGCGCGGGGGGCAGCGTCTTCAAATTTGTCATGGAATACGAGCGCGTGGACTTCGGCACTGCCGTGCGACGCCTGGCACAACGCGCGGGAGTAGTGGTGGTTGAGGAGCAATCCGCGCCCGGGGAAGAGAGGCGGCACGAACTACGCGGACGTCTGCTCGAGTTGCACAAACTCGCGGCTGACTGGTTCCATCACAACCTCCTGCGTTCGGCTTCGGGCGCCAACGCGCGCGACTACCTGAAGTCCCGGGCCATCGGATCGGATATCGCCAAGAATTGGCACCTCGGCTATGCCCCCGACAGCCGTGATGCGCTTTTGAAGCATGCGCGGAGCGCCGGTTTCCGCGACGACGAACTCCAGGCCAGCGGCCTTTTCCACGGCGGTGCCGGCAAGCCGCCAGCCGATCGTTTCCGTCAGAGGCTGATGTTCCCGATCTGCAACGACTTCGGCGAAGTCATCGCGTTCAGCGGACGCGTCCTGCCGCCATCGGAGGATCCGGCCAAATATGTCAACTCTCCCGAGACGCCGCTGTTCAACAAGGGCCGCGCCCTCTTCGGCCTCCACAAAGCGCGACGGCCGCTCGCCGACACCGGAACCGCAATCGTGTGCGAGGGACAACTCGACCTCATCCGGATTTTCGAGAGTGGCATGGAAAATGTCGTTGCACCGCAGGGCACGGCCTTCACGCCATCGCAAGCGCGGCTGCTCAAGCGCTACGCGGACACCGCCGTGCTTTGCTTCGACTCGGACCGCGCGGGGCGCACGGCGGTGGAGCGGTCCCTGCCCATCCTGCTTGCGAGCGGCTTTGCCGTCCGCGTCGCTGCACTTCCACCCGGTGAGGATCCCGACTCCCTCATCCGCAGTCAGGGCGCAGAAAAATTTCGCGAACTCATGGAAAGTGCTCCTGACTATTTCGACTTCGCGGTCGATGAGGCAGCCCGATCGGGCGCGCTGGACAACGCCCAGAAAAAGGCTGCCCTCGCGCGAAAGCTGGCAGCTTTCGCCGCGTCCTTGCCCGATGCGGTGGGGCGGGAAGCGATCGCCGCCCGCCTTGCACCGCGCCTTGCCATATCACCGCAGGCTTTTCTGGCCGCCGTGCCGAAGACACAACCGGCGCACCCCGCCGATTCGGGAACCGAGGAACAACCGGACAGCGAGAAGCAGGGCAGCCAACCCGACCCGGTGGTTCGGCTACTTCTCCATGCCGCTCTGTCCGACCTGAACGCCCGGCAGTGGCTTGCGCAGCAGGATGCAGGCTCGTTTCTGGCCGGACGGGCCGGCACCGAGCTGCTCGCAGCCTGCTTGCGCTCGGATTTCGATCCGGCGGACGAAGCTGCGGCACGCCTTTTTCTTGCCGCACAATCCTCTGACGACCAGTCGCTTGTGGCTTCACTTTTGGTCGCGCCCCCTCCGATCCGGCCCGACCTCATCGCCCGCGAGACCTTACTGAACCTGCGCAAACGAAGCCTCGATGCAAGGCGCGAAGGCATCACCTCGCAATTGCGACAGCCCGGCTTGCCCTCTGACGAAGTCGTGAGATTACAGTCTGAGGTTGTTGACATTATGAGACAGTTGAGGGATCTTAGCGGGTCGCAGTGA
- the sufT gene encoding putative Fe-S cluster assembly protein SufT produces the protein MTHREITLTRDCKAILIPSGEESTLAAGSPVIITQSLGGTYTVATQTGLARIADADADALGLELKKEEAARPVSAGGEVTEDDVWAQLKNVYDPEIPVNIVDLGLVYDLVLGKSESGATTVNVKMTLTAPGCGMGPTIAADARGRILSLPGIDSAEVDLVWEPPWNQGMITEAGRMKLGLV, from the coding sequence ATGACACACCGCGAAATCACCCTGACGCGCGACTGCAAGGCGATCCTCATTCCCAGCGGCGAGGAGTCCACCCTTGCTGCCGGCAGTCCGGTCATTATCACGCAGTCCCTCGGCGGCACCTACACGGTGGCGACGCAGACCGGTTTGGCGCGCATCGCCGATGCCGATGCCGATGCGCTCGGCCTCGAACTGAAAAAGGAAGAGGCGGCGCGCCCTGTGTCCGCAGGTGGCGAGGTGACGGAGGACGACGTCTGGGCGCAGTTGAAGAATGTTTATGACCCGGAGATTCCGGTGAACATCGTCGATCTCGGGCTGGTTTACGACTTGGTCCTCGGCAAGAGCGAATCCGGCGCCACCACCGTGAACGTCAAAATGACCCTCACGGCTCCCGGCTGCGGGATGGGGCCGACCATCGCCGCCGATGCGCGCGGCCGGATTCTTTCGCTTCCCGGCATCGACTCGGCCGAGGTCGATTTGGTGTGGGAGCCGCCGTGGAACCAAGGCATGATCACCGAGGCTGGGCGGATGAAGTTGGGTCTGGTCTGA
- the ssb gene encoding single-stranded DNA-binding protein, with protein sequence MASVNKVMLLGNCTRDPEVKYTPKGSAVTDVGIAVNRVYTTDGGEKREETTFVDVTMWGRQAEIAGEYLKKGRPVFIEGRLQLDTWDDKQTGQKRSKLRVVCENFQLLGSRDGGGEGGGSRPGGGSKAAKAAPAREEEPSEDDIPF encoded by the coding sequence ATGGCCTCCGTCAACAAAGTCATGCTCCTCGGAAATTGCACCCGCGACCCCGAGGTCAAATACACGCCAAAAGGCAGCGCCGTCACCGATGTCGGCATTGCAGTCAACCGCGTTTACACGACGGATGGCGGCGAGAAGCGCGAAGAAACCACCTTTGTCGATGTGACGATGTGGGGGCGCCAGGCGGAAATCGCCGGGGAATATCTCAAAAAAGGCCGCCCGGTTTTCATCGAGGGGCGACTGCAGCTCGACACGTGGGATGACAAGCAGACCGGACAGAAGCGCTCCAAGCTCCGCGTGGTATGCGAAAATTTCCAGCTTCTCGGTTCCCGCGACGGCGGAGGTGAGGGCGGGGGTTCCCGCCCCGGAGGCGGATCCAAAGCAGCGAAAGCCGCGCCAGCCCGCGAAGAGGAACCGTCCGAGGACGATATCCCGTTCTGA
- the pssA gene encoding CDP-diacylglycerol--serine O-phosphatidyltransferase, which translates to MTAGNLFCGFAAVLNILDAVIAQRGGGNPAENIHVAIWFILGACIFDLLDGRLARLGGNESAFGREFDSLADIVSFGVAPALLAFHIVLRDFDRYGLLIAFVYLACGALRLARFNCLAANNEAGNGSKDFEGFPIPAAAGLIASITLLMLWLDAGQKTIGPWKYALPPLMLFLSFMMFSRVKYPSFKAVNWRTRRSIPKFIATIVVLIFTAMNYEWMPAMLFVAYLLYGLVRPLISNAWRREIESDEEEEEAATGGGPA; encoded by the coding sequence ATGACGGCGGGGAATCTTTTTTGCGGGTTTGCCGCGGTGCTCAACATCCTAGATGCGGTCATAGCTCAACGCGGCGGCGGCAATCCCGCGGAGAACATCCATGTGGCAATCTGGTTCATCCTCGGCGCCTGCATTTTCGACCTTCTCGACGGACGGCTCGCCCGGCTCGGCGGCAACGAAAGCGCGTTCGGCCGCGAATTCGACTCGCTGGCCGACATCGTCTCGTTCGGCGTGGCGCCCGCATTGCTGGCGTTCCACATCGTCCTGCGCGACTTCGATCGCTACGGACTGCTCATCGCGTTCGTGTATCTCGCCTGCGGCGCGCTGAGACTGGCGCGGTTCAACTGCCTCGCGGCCAACAACGAGGCAGGCAACGGGTCGAAGGACTTCGAGGGATTTCCCATTCCCGCCGCGGCGGGCCTCATCGCCTCGATCACCCTGCTGATGCTCTGGCTCGACGCGGGCCAGAAAACCATCGGTCCGTGGAAATACGCGCTGCCGCCGCTCATGCTCTTCCTCTCGTTCATGATGTTCAGCAGGGTGAAATACCCGAGTTTCAAAGCCGTGAACTGGCGCACGCGCCGCTCGATCCCGAAATTCATCGCGACCATCGTCGTGCTGATCTTCACCGCGATGAACTACGAATGGATGCCGGCGATGCTTTTTGTCGCCTACCTGCTTTACGGACTGGTCAGGCCGCTGATCTCGAACGCATGGCGTCGCGAGATCGAATCGGACGAGGAGGAAGAGGAAGCCGCGACGGGCGGCGGGCCGGCCTGA
- a CDS encoding phosphatidylserine decarboxylase family protein, with protein sequence MTGLPAARVDSSPLGMRIALQSRVRVISRCVIPRNLFPWTHESNQMVSRPRALPCNVAGFMRWQTLWEGRWILVVLIAAMAATWLVAPWLAAVPFGLLLFTLYFFRDPARKIPDGPGLVVSPADGRVTDITEIEETEWVNRRMRRIGIFLSVFDVHVNRAPADCRVVYTAEYAGTYLDARSPLASTHNTARTWGLECRPGLILVVRQITGAIARRIVPWAELDERLARGQHFGMIRFGSRTEICLPLDAEVVVQVGQHVKGGSTVIARLAEP encoded by the coding sequence ATGACCGGACTGCCGGCAGCAAGGGTGGACTCCTCGCCGCTGGGAATGAGGATCGCCTTGCAGTCGCGCGTCAGGGTGATTTCGCGGTGTGTCATTCCGCGCAATTTATTCCCGTGGACCCACGAGTCCAATCAAATGGTTTCGCGCCCGCGGGCGCTGCCGTGTAATGTCGCGGGCTTTATGCGCTGGCAGACTTTGTGGGAGGGACGCTGGATTTTGGTCGTGTTGATCGCGGCAATGGCCGCGACATGGCTCGTCGCGCCTTGGCTGGCAGCGGTGCCGTTCGGGCTGCTGCTGTTCACGCTCTACTTTTTCCGCGATCCCGCACGGAAAATACCCGACGGTCCGGGCCTCGTGGTCTCCCCCGCCGACGGCCGCGTCACGGACATCACGGAGATCGAGGAAACGGAGTGGGTGAACCGGAGGATGCGCCGCATCGGCATCTTTCTTTCGGTCTTCGACGTCCACGTGAACCGCGCGCCTGCCGATTGCCGCGTGGTTTACACGGCGGAATACGCCGGGACTTACCTCGACGCGCGCAGCCCGCTGGCCTCCACGCACAACACGGCACGCACTTGGGGCCTCGAGTGCCGTCCCGGGCTGATTCTTGTGGTCCGCCAGATCACCGGCGCCATAGCACGACGCATCGTGCCTTGGGCGGAGCTGGACGAACGCCTCGCGCGCGGTCAGCATTTCGGGATGATCCGGTTCGGTTCACGGACGGAAATCTGCCTTCCCCTTGATGCCGAGGTGGTGGTCCAAGTCGGCCAGCACGTCAAAGGCGGCAGCACGGTCATCGCCCGCCTCGCAGAGCCATGA
- a CDS encoding nodulation protein NfeD, translating to MRRLTFAILTLVFSGVLASAETLPSRDVSALPVVTPLAGDIPEGAVVVVPLKGEVSKAQFFFLRRILKMGEAAKASAFILDMDTPGGDLGAGVDILQALLKVRAPTLTYVNPNAGSAGALIALGTKQIWMAPVSAIGAAAPVMGTGQEIPETLNAKIVSYYSGYFRSAADSNGHNPELAEAFINKDKEVKIGSRVISDKGELLTLSAQEAAEKINGKPLLAAGIAPSIADLVRDAGLRGPVVEAEPSGFERMALVITMLAPLFLLGGIIGTYIEFKSPGFGVPGFIAAICFLLFFAGHYVAGLAGMEVVAFFVLGLLMVLVELLFLPGIVVLALAGSVLMIGALLWAMVDYYPNAVQWPSFDVFAGPLANLAIAIGMSGVAIFFLAKFFPQLPVLRRIILTASQPSGASVPAHEPGSIRPSVRAGDAGRTVSLLRPVGRAEFGGEIFDARTEGDFIPAGTRVVALRTEGSEVVVERASRD from the coding sequence ATGAGGCGTCTGACCTTCGCTATCCTTACGCTCGTTTTTTCCGGTGTCCTTGCGTCCGCGGAGACTTTGCCCTCGCGCGACGTTTCTGCGCTGCCGGTGGTGACTCCTCTGGCCGGCGACATACCCGAGGGCGCGGTGGTGGTGGTCCCGCTCAAGGGCGAGGTCTCGAAGGCGCAATTTTTCTTTCTCCGCCGCATTCTGAAAATGGGTGAGGCAGCGAAGGCCTCGGCTTTCATCCTTGATATGGACACGCCCGGCGGTGATCTCGGCGCGGGGGTGGATATCCTGCAGGCTCTGCTCAAAGTCCGGGCGCCGACGTTGACCTACGTCAACCCGAACGCGGGTTCGGCAGGAGCGTTGATCGCGCTGGGCACCAAGCAAATCTGGATGGCCCCGGTGAGTGCGATCGGCGCCGCCGCGCCCGTGATGGGAACGGGTCAGGAAATCCCCGAAACCCTCAATGCAAAGATCGTGTCATATTACTCCGGATACTTTCGCAGCGCGGCGGACAGCAACGGCCATAATCCCGAACTGGCCGAGGCCTTCATCAACAAGGACAAGGAGGTGAAAATCGGCTCACGCGTGATCAGCGACAAGGGCGAACTCCTCACGTTGAGCGCCCAGGAAGCCGCGGAAAAAATCAACGGCAAGCCCCTTCTTGCCGCGGGGATCGCGCCTTCCATAGCCGACCTCGTGCGCGATGCGGGGCTTCGCGGTCCGGTGGTGGAGGCGGAGCCGAGTGGCTTCGAACGCATGGCGCTGGTGATCACCATGCTGGCTCCGCTATTCCTCCTCGGGGGAATCATCGGGACCTATATCGAATTCAAATCCCCGGGATTCGGTGTGCCCGGGTTCATCGCGGCGATTTGCTTCCTGCTCTTCTTCGCGGGTCATTACGTCGCGGGGCTTGCGGGCATGGAAGTGGTGGCATTCTTCGTCCTTGGCCTGCTGATGGTGCTGGTTGAACTCCTCTTTCTTCCGGGGATTGTGGTTCTCGCGCTTGCCGGCAGCGTTCTCATGATCGGCGCGCTCCTTTGGGCCATGGTGGATTACTATCCCAATGCCGTGCAGTGGCCGTCCTTCGATGTCTTTGCCGGTCCGCTGGCCAACCTCGCCATTGCGATCGGCATGTCCGGCGTTGCCATTTTCTTCCTCGCGAAATTTTTCCCGCAGTTGCCCGTGCTGCGGAGGATCATTTTGACCGCGAGCCAGCCCTCGGGGGCATCGGTCCCCGCGCACGAACCCGGTTCGATCCGGCCGTCGGTGCGCGCGGGCGATGCGGGGCGGACGGTTTCGTTGCTGCGACCCGTCGGCAGGGCGGAGTTCGGTGGCGAGATATTCGACGCGCGGACGGAGGGCGATTTCATCCCGGCGGGAACGCGGGTCGTGGCGCTGCGGACCGAAGGCAGCGAGGTCGTGGTCGAACGGGCTTCGCGTGATTGA
- the rpsF gene encoding 30S ribosomal protein S6: MNTRRYEILLVLNTKGREESANDLIDGIEKQIKAAKMELEQVQRLEKRTFAYPSRKQSAGFYVNFIVHATPEQVDELRAKWKLDQAVHLQHVEKLKPAAKAA; the protein is encoded by the coding sequence ATGAATACGCGACGTTACGAAATACTTTTGGTCCTCAACACCAAGGGCCGCGAAGAGTCGGCCAATGACCTGATCGACGGCATCGAAAAACAGATCAAGGCCGCCAAGATGGAACTCGAGCAGGTGCAGCGGCTGGAAAAAAGAACCTTCGCTTATCCGAGCCGCAAACAGAGCGCCGGTTTCTATGTCAACTTCATCGTCCATGCCACACCCGAGCAGGTGGACGAGCTGCGCGCCAAGTGGAAGCTCGACCAAGCCGTCCATCTCCAGCACGTCGAGAAATTGAAGCCCGCGGCCAAGGCCGCCTGA